A stretch of the Vigna radiata var. radiata cultivar VC1973A chromosome 7, Vradiata_ver6, whole genome shotgun sequence genome encodes the following:
- the LOC106767445 gene encoding epoxide hydrolase 1-like, whose translation MVNLVAAQRPLLHGLMKMAGIRPYTVEIEPGTVMSFWVPSETITKPKKKDEKPRIIGKPSKPTVVLVHGFAGEGIVTWQFQVGALTKKYAVYVPDLLFFGGSSTDKADRSPRFQAECLVRALRKLGVEKCIVVGFSYGGMVAFKMAEMYPEMVEGMVISGSIVAMSNSLRAASLQQLGFSSSSDLLMPTTVKGLKDLLSVAAHKKLWFPDRLHKDFLEVMFTNRKERGELLEGLVISNTDMVATPKFPQRIHLLWGQNDQIFKVELAQNMKEELGDGTTFESIEKAGHLVQLERPCVYNRCLKNFLSSFFVKNH comes from the exons atggtgaacCTGGTTGCAGCGCAGAGGCCATTGCTTCATGGCCTAATGAAGATGGCGGGGATCAGGCCGTACACGGTGGAGATTGAGCCCGGGACCGTGATGAGTTTCTGGGTCCCTTCAGAGACCATAACGAAGCCgaagaaaaaagatgaaaagccGAGAATCATAGGGAAACCCAGCAAGCCCACGGTGGTTCTGGTGCATGGTTTCGCGGGCGAAGGAATCGTGACGTGGCAGTTCCAAGTGGGGGCGTTGACGAAGAAGTACGCTGTTTATGTTCCGGATCTTCTGTTCTTCGGAGGGTCCTCGACCGATAAAGCGGACAGGTCGCCAAGGTTTCAAGCAGAGTGTCTGGTGAGGGCCTTAAGGAAACTTGGGGTGGAGAAATGCATAGTGGTTGGGTTCAGTTACGGGGGAATGGTGGCGTTTAAGATGGCTGAGATGTACCCTGAAATGGTTGAAGGAATGGTTATTTCTGGGTCCATTGTCGCCATGTCGAACTCCCTGAGAGCCGCCTCTCTGCAACAGCTTGGGTTCTCTTCTTCTTCGGATCTCTTGATGCCTACCACTGTTAAGGGTCTTAAGGACCTCTTGTCCGTCGCTGCTCACAAAAAACTCTGGTTTCCTGATCGTTTGCACAAAGATTTTCTTGAG GTGATGTTTACGAATAGAAAGGAACGGGGTGAACTATTGGAGGGCTTAGTAATTAGCAACACAGATATGGTGGCCACCCCCAAATTTCCACAG AGAATACATCTTTTATGGGGCCAGAACGATCAAATTTTCAAAGTGGAGCTTGCACAAAATATGAAAGA AGAACTAGGGGATGGCACAACGTTTGAAAGCATAGAGAAAGCTGGTCACCTTGTTCAGCTGGAGCGACCCTGTGTCTACAATAGATGCCTCAAGaactttctttcttccttcttcgtCAAAAATCATTAA
- the LOC106765912 gene encoding sugar transporter ERD6-like 6 has translation MPFGEYHEDARNLRTPFVNTNTASGNLFVVLCVLVVALGPIQFGFTCGYSSPTQVDMIRDLNLSISRFSMFGSLSNVGAMVGATVSGQIAEYFGRKESLIFAAVPNIFGWLAISIAKDSSLLFLGRLMEGFGVGIISYVVPIYIAEIAPRTMRGTLGSVNQLSVTIGIMLAYLLGLFVNWRILAILGVIPCGILIPGLYFIPESPRWLAEMGMIEKFEASLKTLRGPNVDITMEAQEIQGSLVSNNRTDTLEFGDLKKKRYRFPLMVGIGLLVLQQLSGINGVFFYSSNIFASAGISSSDVATFGLGAMQVAMTGIATSLVDRSGRRMLLILSSSIMTLSLLVVATAFYLERVVSNDSDLHQLIAMLSVMGLVALVIGFSLGVGPIPWIIMSEILPPNIKGLAGSTATFLNWFTASVITMTANLLLNWSTSGTFTIYAIFSAITVVFSILLVPETKDRTLEEIQASFIR, from the exons ATGCCATTTGGGGAATACCATGAGGATGCTAGGAACCTTAGGACACCTTTCGTCAACACCAACACTGCAAGTGGAAATCTCTTTGTTGTGCTCTGCGTTCTCGTCGTTGCATTGGGTCCTATCCAATTCGGTTTCACG TGTGGTTATTCTTCTCCAACACAAGTTGATATGATTCGAGATCTTAATCTCTCAATATCAAGG TTTTCAATGTTCGGATCTTTATCTAACGTTGGAGCAATGGTGGGAGCAACCGTCAGCGGCCAAATAGCGGAATACTTCGGACGTAAAGAG TCACTAATATTCGCAGCAGTTCCAAATATATTTGGATGGCTCGCCATTTCTATAGCGAAA GATTCGTCGCTTCTATTTCTGGGAAGATTAATGGAAGGTTTTGGCGTGGGAATAATCTCTTATGTG GTACCTATTTATATAGCAGAGATAGCACCTAGAACCATGAGAGGTACTCTTGGATCTGTAAACCAG CTCTCAGTTACTATTGGGATAATGCTGGCTTATTTGTTGGGCCTTTTTGTCAATTGGAGAATTCTAGCAATATTAG GAGTTATTCCCTGTGGAATCCTAATACCCGGGTTATATTTCATTCCAGAATCTCCTAGATGGTTG GCCGAAATGGGCATGATAGAAAAATTTGAAGCCTCCTTAAAAACTTTACGAGGACCCAACGTTGATATTACTATGGAAGCACAAGAAATCCAG GGTTCTCTGGTGTCGAATAACAGAACAGATACTTTAGAGTTTGGAGATCTCAAGAAGAAAAGATATCGATTTCCTTTAATG GTAGGTATTGGACTACTTGTGCTCCAGCAACTTTCTGGTATCAACGGTGTTTTTTTCTATTCTAGTAACATATTTGCAAGTGcag GAATATCATCGAGTGATGTTGCTACATTTGGACTTGGAGCTATGCAG GTCGCAATGACTGGGATTGCGACATCGTTGGTAGACAGAAGTGGGAGAAGGATGCTCCTAATA TTATCCTCGTCTATAATGACACTTAGCCTCCTCGTTGTAGCTACCGCATTCTATTTGGAG AGAGTGGTGTCAAATGATTCTGACCTTCATCAATTAATAGCAATGCTCTCAGTAATGGGGCTTGTG GCTTTGGTCATTGGATTTTCTCTAGGCGTTGGACCAATTCCTTGGATTATAATGTCTGAG ATACTTCCACCAAATATTAAAGGCCTTGCTGGAAGCACAGCTACGTTTTTGAACTGGTTTACTGCATCAGTAATCACCATGACTGCAAATTTGCTCTTGAATTGGAGCACTTCAG GAACATTCACAATTTACGCCATTTTTTCTGCCATCACCGTTGTTTTTTCGATACTTTTGGTTCCGGAGACCAAGGACAGAACATTGGAAGAAATTCAGGCATCGTTTATTAGATAG